In a single window of the Rhineura floridana isolate rRhiFlo1 chromosome 3, rRhiFlo1.hap2, whole genome shotgun sequence genome:
- the PTPDC1 gene encoding protein tyrosine phosphatase domain-containing protein 1 isoform X1 produces the protein MQGSPRRRLTVNIFSNFFQGRRHSSSDPLLRILHRRRSSVVEVLSTSTHRVMVAISSVSSEELNAAFHERKRRSRRPTAKYTKVGERLRHVIPGHMQCSMACGGRACKYENPARWSDQEQAVKGLYSSWITDNILAMSRPSTEIIEKYNIIEQFQRCGIKTVINLQRPGEHASCGNPLEQESGFTYLPEAFMEAGIYFYNFGWKDYGVASLITILDMVKVMTFALQEGRVAIHCHAGLGRTGVLIACYLVFATRMTADQAILFVRAKRPNSIQTRGQLLCVREFSQFLIPLRNVFASCERKAHAVTLSQYLIRQQHLLHGYESRHLKHVPKLIHLVCKLLLDLAENRHVIEEKLIDIPDLSAEIEETVSQLAATQLDTELTRQDSGTSEPFCLSGSNPLHPNKHECDPLWKRRNVDYLQPLSRAKRRLSYSDSDLRRAVFVSEQGETPWSVPVQMPLCNRTNPPTNVDNCQTFRVEFNQDLLVRSTFTFSSQGKINLDGKEGNSPHFHKSRYPKEVQRSKTFSSGLSCNRKEEEEEEEEEEEEELKALNYNCARKTNIYRKKIWSSEDSDSSKAECEIRDIREISETIPHIVVQSELSLEARRALTAKALADLNEFVGAEEIEQKVEMWQKELNSQNGAWDKICTERDPFILSSLMWSWIEQLKEPLLTKNDVDVLTKNNIDPQEALKLLEKEKYHTILCILNCVVHLQTIPTDVEEHLLNRAIKAFTKVNSDSEGGSYVYSILKNIFGQILEHKRQCSNEQMENLF, from the exons ATGCAAGGATCACCCAGGAGACGCTTGACAGTGAATATTTTTAGCAACTTTTTTCAGGGCAGGAGACATTCTTCCTCTGATCCTCTTCTTCGCATACTCCACAGGCGACGGAGCTCAGTTGTAGAGGTCCTCTCGACTTCTACACACAGAGTTATGGTGGCCATTTCCTCTGTAAGCTCTGAGGAGCTAAATGCTGCTTTCCAtgagagaaaaa GAAGGTCTAGGCGTCCAACTGCAAAATACACAAAAGTTGGAGAACGCCTTCGCCATGTCATTCCTGGTCATATGCAGTGTTCCATGGCGTGTGGTGGCCGTGCCTGCAAATATGAAAATCCAGCTCGGTGGAGTGACCAAGAACAGGCTGTTAAAGGGCTTTACTCTTCCTG GATAACAGATAATATATTAGCCATGTCTCGACCATCAACAGAAATTATTGAAAAATATAATATTATTGAGCAGTTTCAGAG ATGTGGCATAAAAACAGTAATTAACCTTCAGCGTCCTGGGGAACATGCTAGCTGTGGGAATCCACTGGAACAAGAGAGTGGTTTCACCTACCTTCCTGAAGCTTTCATGGAGGCGGGAA TCTATTTTTATAACTTTGGATGGAAGGATTATGGTGTGGCTTCTCTCATTACTATCCTTGATATGGTAAAAGTGATGACTTTTGCCTTACAAGAAGGGAGAGTAGCTATTCATTGTCATGCAGGACTTGGCAGAACAG GTGTTTTAATAGCTTGTTACTTGGTTTTCGCAACAAGAATGACAGCAGACCAAGCAATCCTTTTTGTTAGAGCAAAAAGGCCTAATTCTATTCAAACTAGAGGACAACTGTTGTGTGTAAGGGAGTTTTCACAGTTTTTGATTCCTCTAAGGAATGTTTTTGCATCTTGTGAACGCAAAGCACACGCAGTGACTCTTTCCCAGTACCTGATCCGGCAGCAGCATTTGCTCCATGGTTATGAGAGCAGACACCTCAAGCACGTGCCAAAACTTATTCATCTGGTTTGCAAACTGCTGCTGGATTTGGCTGAAAACCGACATGTGATAGAGGAGAAACTTATAGATATACCAGACCTGTCAGCTGAAATTGAAGAGACTGTTTCCCAGTTAGCTGCCACACAGCTCGATACAGAGTTAACAAGGCAAGATAGTGGTACTTCAGAGCCATTCTGTCTCTCTGGATCAAATCCTCTTCATCCCAACAAACATGAATGTGATCCTCTTTGGAAGAGGAGGAATGTTGATTACCTTCAGCCTCTGAGTCGTGCAAAAAGGCGCCTGAGCTATAGCGACTCAGATTTGAGAAGAGCTGTATTTGTCTCTGAGCAAGGAGAGACACCATGGTCAGTGCCTGTGCAAATGCCACTCTGCAACAGAACAAACCCACCAACCAATGTGGACAATTGTCAAACTTTTCGGGTTGAATTCAACCAAGACCTCTTAGTTCGTAGTACATTTACTTTCTCAAGTCAAGGTAAAATTAATTTAGATGGAAAGGAAggtaattctccacatttccataaaaGTAGATATCCAAAAGAAGTACAGCGTAGTAAAACTTTTTCTTCAGGTCTTTCATGTAAtcggaaggaggaagaagaggaggaggaggaagaagaggaggaggagctaaAAGCACTAAACTATAATTGTGCCAGAAAAACTAATATTTATCGTAAAAAAATTTGGTCCTCTGAGGACTCAGACTCTTCTAAAGCAGAATGTGAGATCCGTGATATTAGAGAGATCTCTGAAACTATCCCCCATATTGTTGTGCAGTCAGAACTAAGTCTGGAGGCACGAAGAGCTTTGACCGCCAAGGCCCTTGCAGATTTAAATGAATTTGTGGGAGCAGAAGAAATAGAGCAAAAAGTGGAAATGTGGCAG AAAGAACTGAATTCTCAAAATGGAGCCTGGGATAAAATATGTACTGAGAGAGATCCTTTTATCCTCAGTAGTTTGATGTGGTCCTGGATAGAACAACTTAAAGAACCTCTTCTAACAAAAAATGATGTTGATGTTTTAACAAAAAACAACATAGACCCTCAAGAAGCACTTAAATTACTAgaaaag